One stretch of Planctomycetota bacterium DNA includes these proteins:
- a CDS encoding sigma-70 family RNA polymerase sigma factor, with product MDQKAFAQNLMACQDRLYAYAAALVGNMTAVDDIVQQTNLILWRKADQFEPGTEFGAWACRVAFYEILKHRQRRKREKLLFDDDLLSIMAERCEQFSDEATQRRSALRLCLKKLSPDQRELLERRYEPGASVADMAGELHRSAGSLSQELYRIRQALTDCIRKRLSQEQAG from the coding sequence ATGGACCAGAAGGCATTTGCGCAGAATCTGATGGCCTGTCAGGATCGGCTCTACGCCTATGCCGCCGCGCTGGTGGGGAACATGACGGCCGTGGACGACATTGTGCAGCAGACCAATCTGATTCTCTGGCGCAAGGCCGACCAGTTCGAGCCGGGCACGGAGTTCGGGGCGTGGGCCTGTCGCGTGGCGTTCTACGAGATTCTCAAGCATCGCCAGCGCCGCAAGCGCGAGAAGCTGCTCTTTGATGACGACCTTCTGAGCATCATGGCCGAGCGCTGCGAGCAGTTCAGCGACGAGGCGACGCAGCGACGTTCCGCCCTGCGCCTGTGCCTCAAGAAGCTCTCGCCCGATCAGCGCGAACTGTTGGAGCGGCGGTACGAGCCGGGCGCGTCGGTGGCGGACATGGCCGGCGAGCTTCATCGCTCCGCCGGCTCGCTCTCGCAGGAGCTTTACCGCATCCGACAGGCCCTGACCGACTGCATCCGCAAGCGTCTTTCGCAGGAGCAGGCCGGATGA
- a CDS encoding 2-oxoacid:acceptor oxidoreductase subunit alpha yields MEPMMVSPSKQVLTVRSATVRFAGDSGDGMQLAGMRFTDTSAMVGNDIATLPDFPAEIRAPAGTVAGVSGFQVNFASQEIFTPGDQVDALIAMNPAAFKANISDVRGGGIVVVNEDEFDKTNLRKAGYAEGYNPLDDEKYLQKYKLYKVPITRLTSEELASSGMGAKDIGRCKNMYALGVVYYLYDRPLDVTVRYLEDYFGKKKNMPQVAEANVKALKAGYDFGDTAEIFPIRYQVDKAPIEAGMYRRITGNEALAMGLVAAGKLSGKQLIYCTYPITPASDILHYLAAMRHFGVKTFQAEDEIAAVCSAIAVSYAGQLGVTGTSGPGLALKAEAMGLAVITELPLIVIDVQRGGPSTGLPTKTEQSDLLQAMFGRNGDCPVIIFAPKSPADCFDMALEAVRTAFECMTPVMILSDGYIANGAEPWRIPNPDALPKIPVRHADESDRVDGVFRPYKRDANLSRPWAKPGTPNLQHRVGGLEKMNVTGSVCYDGQNHQLMTNIRREKVARLAKRLPKLSVEGESTGDLLVLGWGGTYGAITTAVARARAAGKKVAAAHLRYLNPFPANLKEVLASYKRVLIPELNTGQLRLLIRGKFLVDARGLNKIQGQPFLVEEIEEAIDLMLEGKYGDAEFMQPNQHHVDPNAQAIEQYLGESA; encoded by the coding sequence ATGGAGCCCATGATGGTTTCCCCATCGAAACAAGTCCTCACCGTCCGTTCCGCCACCGTCCGATTCGCCGGCGACTCCGGTGACGGCATGCAGCTCGCCGGCATGCGATTCACCGACACCTCCGCCATGGTCGGCAACGACATCGCCACCCTCCCCGACTTCCCCGCTGAAATCCGCGCCCCCGCCGGCACCGTCGCCGGCGTCTCCGGGTTTCAGGTCAACTTCGCCTCGCAGGAAATCTTCACGCCCGGCGACCAGGTCGACGCGCTGATCGCCATGAACCCCGCCGCGTTCAAGGCCAATATCTCCGACGTCCGCGGCGGCGGGATCGTCGTCGTCAATGAAGACGAATTCGACAAGACCAACCTCCGCAAGGCCGGCTACGCCGAGGGATACAACCCCCTCGACGACGAGAAGTACCTGCAAAAGTACAAGCTCTACAAGGTCCCGATCACCCGGCTGACCAGCGAAGAACTCGCGTCCTCGGGCATGGGCGCCAAGGACATCGGCCGCTGCAAAAACATGTACGCGCTGGGCGTCGTCTACTACTTGTACGACCGCCCGCTGGATGTGACGGTGCGCTATCTCGAAGACTACTTCGGCAAGAAGAAGAACATGCCGCAGGTCGCCGAGGCGAACGTCAAGGCGCTCAAGGCCGGCTACGACTTCGGCGACACCGCCGAGATCTTCCCGATCCGCTATCAGGTGGACAAAGCCCCGATCGAAGCGGGCATGTACCGCCGCATCACCGGCAATGAAGCCCTCGCGATGGGCCTCGTCGCCGCCGGCAAACTCTCCGGTAAACAGCTCATCTACTGCACCTATCCGATCACGCCCGCGTCGGACATCCTTCACTACCTGGCGGCGATGCGCCACTTCGGCGTCAAGACGTTTCAGGCCGAGGACGAGATCGCGGCCGTGTGCTCGGCGATCGCCGTCAGCTACGCCGGTCAACTGGGCGTGACGGGCACGAGCGGCCCGGGCCTGGCCCTCAAAGCCGAGGCGATGGGCCTGGCCGTCATCACCGAACTGCCTTTGATCGTCATCGACGTGCAGCGCGGCGGGCCGTCGACGGGTCTGCCCACCAAGACCGAACAATCCGACCTGCTTCAGGCCATGTTCGGCCGCAACGGCGACTGCCCGGTGATCATCTTCGCTCCCAAGAGCCCCGCCGACTGCTTCGACATGGCCCTCGAAGCCGTGCGCACGGCCTTCGAGTGCATGACGCCGGTGATGATCCTGTCCGATGGCTACATCGCCAACGGCGCCGAGCCGTGGCGCATTCCCAATCCCGATGCGCTGCCGAAGATCCCCGTGCGTCACGCCGACGAATCGGATAGGGTCGATGGCGTCTTCCGCCCCTACAAGCGCGATGCGAATCTGTCGCGCCCCTGGGCCAAGCCCGGCACGCCCAACCTCCAGCACCGCGTCGGCGGGCTTGAGAAGATGAACGTGACCGGCTCGGTCTGCTACGACGGGCAGAACCATCAGCTCATGACCAATATCCGCCGCGAAAAAGTCGCCCGCCTCGCCAAGCGTCTGCCCAAGCTGAGCGTCGAAGGCGAATCGACCGGCGACCTGCTCGTGCTCGGGTGGGGCGGCACGTACGGCGCGATCACGACCGCCGTCGCCCGCGCCCGCGCCGCCGGAAAGAAAGTCGCCGCAGCCCATCTGCGCTACCTCAATCCCTTCCCCGCCAACCTCAAGGAAGTGCTCGCAAGCTACAAGCGCGTGCTCATCCCCGAACTCAACACCGGCCAGCTCCGCCTGCTCATCCGCGGCAAATTCCTCGTCGACGCCCGCGGCCTCAACAAGATTCAGGGACAGCCCTTCCTCGTCGAGGAAATCGAGGAGGCCATCGACCTGATGCTCGAAGGCAAATACGGCGACGCCGAGTTCATGCAGCCCAACCAACACCACGTGGACCCCAACGCCCAGGCGATCGAACAATACCTGGGCGAGAGCGCTTAA